ATTTGATTATGGGATCTATCAGTATATTCCTTTATTTGAAACTGCTTAAGCAAGTAAggcctttttgtttttgcttagaCTTTTTATTCTCATGTTGGGGTATTTTCAATGActgcagattttttttattaatccaaGTCAATCAATGTCTGAAGTCTTTGAATCATCGATGAATATGGAtcggaagaagaagaacaagaggCTTCTGGTGTTCAAAGGTTCCATCTTGCttctttagttctttttttttaaaaaaaaattgtgtaatttttgaagtgattttgaattaatattcagattttttttattagtatcgAGTAGAGTAAAAAGAGTGTTTTGATTGATACCCATTTGTTGGAGTTGCAGAATGTATGCAAAGATCCAGTCTTGTGATAGAGTGCTTATTGCTTTGATTTCACTTGAAGAGAGTTTTAGGTTATCTTTATtccttttgtaaaattttggAGCAATGTTATTAGTGTAAGGATGTAATAATTTTCCGGGTTGCATGGTTGTGGTGTTTTGGAGTTGCTTGATTTTAAAGTTTGATGGAATCCTTAAGAAGGAAGAGGAAGGGCTTAGAAATTTTGCCTTCATTTGGCGAGTCCCTTGCTCCATTAACAGTGATTTTGCCGCGCTTGTCATTGGGAGATTATTCGAGGCGAAGGAAGAAGTATAAGGAAGATGAGGATAAAGAAGCTGTTGGTTCTAGTAGAAGTGTAGTTAAAGGTGTTTTCACTGCTCCACCTTGTAGGAGTGTCTCTGCAGATCCACCTTGTAGGGGTCTTAAGAGGAAAATTGGGTGTATTGATGTGGCAACTCAGTTGggcaggaagaaaaaaattgagaaagagTATGACTTGGGTGCATCTATTGGGCAAGGGAAGTTTGGGTCGGTGGTTTTGTGTAGAAGTAAAGTGACCGGAGAAGAGTTTGCTTGCAAAATGCTGCGCAAGGGAGAGGAGCTTGTGCATTGGGAAGTGGAGATTATGCAGCACCTCTCAGGTCATCCTGGTGTGGTGACATTGAAGGCAGTGTATGAGGACTTAGAATCCTTTTATCTTGTCATGGAGCTCTGCACCGGGGGACGATTGCTCGACCAGATGGCTAAGCAAAGGCAGTATCCAGAGCATAGGGCTGCTAATATACTCAAGGAAGTGGTTTCAGTTATCAAATATTGCCATGACATGGGAGTTGTTCATCGGGACATAAAACCAGAGAATATCCTCCTTACAGCCTCTGGGCTGATGAAGCTTGCAGACTTTGGCCTAGCTGTGAGGATGTCAAATGGTAATTgtgatttgttaatatgtttttatatgtattttgctATATCCAAGCACATTCCCACAAATATAAGTGTGTATATTTTATTCCTCtcagattttcttttctttctccaagTCCTTCTGTTTTAACTGTTTACTGTATGCATACAAAGTTTTCCAAAATCTTCTGCATCCTTCAGTTCTGCAATACTGGTGTCATTTCCGCTGTTGTTTCTCTGCAGCTCAATCATTTGTTGTTTGCTACAATAAATAAACTTGGCGTTTTGTTCTTGCAGGTCAGAGCCTCAGAGGTGCGGTTGGAAGTCCTGCCTATGTTGCGCCAGAAGTTTTAGCTGGTGATTATTCAGAAAAGGTTGATATCTGGAGTGCTGGTGTCCTCCTTCATACTTTGTTGGTTGGCGTGCTTCCATTTCAAGGTGATTCATTGGATGCTGTCTTTGAGGCTATTAAGAAGGTCAACCTTGACTTCAATAGTGAATTATGGGAATCAGTATCTCAACCTGCACGGGAGTTAGTTGCTCATATGCTGACAAGGGATGTTTCAGCAAGACTAACTGCTGATGAAATACTAGGTAAGCTTCTTCACCACTCTAAcaaactttatataaaaaatggttCTAGGTCCGTCTCACTAACTTTGAGGCTAtaaaagattcaaagaatgttCACTTTCTCGCATCAAATTTCCACGAAGACAGCCTGGCTGCATCTCACAATTTACCATAAGCTCCATTTGCTTTCTAGTAAAtgccaacaaaaatatattttctttgtctGAACTCTGAATCTTTTATAGGCCAATCTAGTTTGATTGCTTAAGAGAACAAAACTAGGAACCAGGTCATCAAAATTAAGAGACTTCTTTAAGATGATTTACCAGTTGAGGTGGAACCAAAAGCAGGAGTTCAAAGAGTTTGTGTGGATTGTATTGTTATGGGTGGGCTTTATCAGAAGAGGAGAACCATCAAGCCTTTTTAAGGGTTGGGAACCCTTATTGCTGCTATTTAGACAAGAAAGTTGCCTCTCGTTTTCTTTTCAGTACATGACTAATATTGAGGTTCTCTGTGGAATACATTGAATTGTCTCCATTATCTTGTCCAGTTGCACCAGCTGCCTGCAATTCTGAGTTGAACCCAGATGGTAGTATgttctgataatatttttatgggaATTGGTTATTTGATAGTCATGCAATAAGATAATGTCAGAATCCTACTTGCACAATAATATGATGTTTGACTCAGTATTTACATTAGTGTAATGGACATACTTAAAGAACAACTTCCTTGCTACTATTTAGATTGGGGACCTGTGCTATATTTCATGGAGTAGATGTTTATTCATCTATTTCCAAACTCAGCAATTCTCATGCCATTAATTTGCCTACAGTTAACTATTTAATGATacagattttctttcttttgagacATTAAAATCCAAGTTCTCTATCTCCCAGAGTAGTTTTATTACTGTATGAGTGTGTATGATCAAATGCATGATTTTGCAGGACATCCATGGATCTTGTTCTATACAGAACCAACACGGAAGGAACTTACCCAAAAACCAAAGTTTCAAGACCATGCAACACTGACTTCTCAACAACTAACTGTCACAACTAGGTTGGAGTCAGAGAGATACAGGATAACAGCCAGTGGTTTTCTCAGTGATGACTCCAGCCAAATTTTATCATCTGATGGTTCTAGGTCAAGGTTGGAAGAGCAAGACTGTGGATTGGTTGATGCTCTCACCGTGGCAATATCACGTGTGAGGATATCTGAACCAAAGAGAAGCAGGTTGTGTTGGCCCACAAGCCCGATCCGACAAGAGTGTTCCTCTAACATTAAGATTAACAATCTCTGTACAGCATTTTGATCCTGTTGTGTAAAAATGCTGACTCGGCTGCCAGGCATCGCCACTGTTAGTTATAACTGCAACGTAAGAAAACTGTGGCAATAGATTTGTTGCTGCTTGGAGAAGGAAGAATAAAGACCATTAATAAAACAACCTTTAGGTGAAAGTAAGTGGCAACTAAAATattcttgtttctttaatttgtgaGAACCATCTGGTATTTTATTGGTGAGCTCCTGGtttcatttctttcatttaGCCTGATTTGTAATACTAGTACAATGTGGCCTCTAAGCTTCCTGTGTAAATAGCATGTGTTACTGCTTGGCATGCTTTGCCTGAAGCTTCAGTTCaatgttagtttttttcaaCAAACGAAGCCTAACATGTAACATATGTACGATTTTGAGTTGTAGAACTAAAATGTGTTGAGTGTCTGATTGTATTTTGGTTCTGTCTATTTTCATATATCGTTATTCATCAAACCATAGACTCGAAACGGGTGGAATTTTTGGGATCTAATAATTGCGGATTTTGAGTGttgacaaaaagaaagaaagaaacagctgATTTTGAGTAGACGCCAGAGAGTTTTGGATGGGGGATCCCAAAGctgtattatattaatttaaaagaacatTAAACATGGAAATCATCACAAGTAACTTGAGGATTCAGTTTCAACTAGTAAATTTGGATCTTCTCATGTTGTACATCATACTCTTCCACTCGTGTCAATTGTTTCGACTGTCAAAACTTGCGTTCAGAagtcaagaaaacaataaaatattgcaTGATTGTAGCTTTTCAATGAAGCTCGACTTTTGAAGTATACCATGACCGTATGATCCTAAGcatgaataaaaacattaattacacaaaaaggtttaaatttatCATGTAAATAGTCCAATGACTTCCAGCGTTGTCAATTCTCATGAACTTGGGATAGTTTAgcatatagttattaaactcgatGTTGATAATCTGTTAATCTAGAGTTAGGTCCGGGCCAGGTTTTCTTTCAAGTTGGAGTGAATGTTGGCTTAGTTAAACTTGATTGATTAACATGGAAATTCAAACTCGTAACTTGATTGATTTAGTCTAGTTTATGTGAGAATTGCTGAGTTAACTCAAagaattgtttttctcttaatttttgttCAAATCAACatcatttcagtttttttatttattcaaaacaatgttatttctTCGTAATAATCTTGACTTGACAAACCGCAATACAAGTTTTGAGCTCGGTCAGATCCAGTTTCAGGATGTGTGCAGAAACTGCATGTGCAAGTTATTTCAGTTTTGCAAGTCCATGCAAGTTGTAGTCACATTATTGCATCTTtcctgtattttttattttttttgtttaccttgactcttgttttcttattttgattttcttgcttCCATTTGACACCACTTTTAATTGGGGTGGTTTGTTTTCTACTCAActgtataatttttaatgaagagAACTATGCATGATATGGTGATCTAATTTCTTTACAGTGATTTCTCACTTTTGATcgggagaaagagagaaaaagaatctCATTACTTTCATGGCCAAATCACCTCCAGAACTAAGCAGACCCACAAATCCCACTCTCAAAACACCTTCCTATCCTAAACAACGCACTACCATGTcggtctcttctctctactccCCTAAACTCTCTATCCTCCATCTAGCCCTTTGTGTTTCTCTCTTCACTCTCTACCACATCCGGTTTCTCCATGCTCCACCATCTTCAACTTCATGGTCTCTCATGCACCATTGGGAAAGAGTAACCAATTGCACCCAAGAACTCGAATCCATGGCTGAAAAACTGCGGCAGGCGGTCACATTTCTCCCCCTCAAGGACTTACGCTATGCAGATACAGCTCCTCAAGGTCACACGTGGTTCATGAGCTCTATGTATGATACCCATGAAGAAGGTGAAGTGCAATATCAGC
This Populus alba chromosome 7, ASM523922v2, whole genome shotgun sequence DNA region includes the following protein-coding sequences:
- the LOC118040397 gene encoding serine/threonine-protein kinase PEPKR2 — translated: MESLRRKRKGLEILPSFGESLAPLTVILPRLSLGDYSRRRKKYKEDEDKEAVGSSRSVVKGVFTAPPCRSVSADPPCRGLKRKIGCIDVATQLGRKKKIEKEYDLGASIGQGKFGSVVLCRSKVTGEEFACKMLRKGEELVHWEVEIMQHLSGHPGVVTLKAVYEDLESFYLVMELCTGGRLLDQMAKQRQYPEHRAANILKEVVSVIKYCHDMGVVHRDIKPENILLTASGLMKLADFGLAVRMSNGQSLRGAVGSPAYVAPEVLAGDYSEKVDIWSAGVLLHTLLVGVLPFQGDSLDAVFEAIKKVNLDFNSELWESVSQPARELVAHMLTRDVSARLTADEILGHPWILFYTEPTRKELTQKPKFQDHATLTSQQLTVTTRLESERYRITASGFLSDDSSQILSSDGSRSRLEEQDCGLVDALTVAISRVRISEPKRSRLCWPTSPIRQECSSNIKINNLCTAF